Proteins encoded together in one Planctomyces sp. SH-PL14 window:
- a CDS encoding DUF4912 domain-containing protein produces the protein MSPQELRELPRTRLAQLARSAGIVEWKTLTRVELLDELQRNRENGVLAVDVASPHWLTARWRLTPQMEHRPLANGSARRRGTALFLIVYECGDPEVSVASRRRLKTLALPADATLWQVQVENPGCYYQLELGMGTSADEITVIAHSALIRTASGSSAPNGGNHHDTPPQTAIESGPASIAVQCELCIHGKTSAGARITIDDEPVAVDAGGEFEARFPLIDGRSMFPVVGTNASGTERRTVAIVVEHHARHIEPERPRLADRKTR, from the coding sequence TTGTCTCCCCAGGAACTCCGCGAACTTCCCCGCACGCGCCTGGCGCAGCTCGCCCGGAGCGCGGGGATTGTCGAATGGAAGACGCTTACGCGGGTGGAGCTTTTGGACGAGCTGCAGCGGAACCGTGAGAACGGCGTGCTCGCGGTCGACGTCGCAAGTCCCCACTGGCTCACCGCTCGCTGGCGTCTCACGCCGCAGATGGAGCATCGCCCTCTGGCCAACGGGAGCGCTCGCCGCCGCGGGACGGCCCTTTTCCTGATCGTCTACGAATGCGGGGACCCGGAAGTTTCCGTGGCCTCGCGGCGGCGGCTCAAGACGCTCGCGCTCCCGGCCGATGCCACGCTCTGGCAGGTCCAGGTCGAGAATCCGGGCTGCTACTATCAGCTCGAGCTCGGGATGGGGACGTCGGCCGACGAGATCACCGTGATCGCCCATTCCGCCCTGATCCGGACCGCATCCGGATCGAGCGCCCCGAACGGGGGGAACCACCACGACACTCCCCCGCAGACGGCGATCGAGAGCGGTCCCGCGTCGATCGCCGTGCAGTGCGAGCTCTGCATCCACGGTAAGACCTCCGCCGGAGCGAGGATCACGATCGACGATGAGCCGGTCGCCGTGGACGCGGGCGGCGAGTTCGAAGCCCGGTTCCCGCTGATCGACGGCCGCTCGATGTTCCCGGTCGTCGGAACGAACGCCAGCGGCACGGAGCGGCGGACGGTGGCGATCGTCGTCGAGCACCACGCGCGGCACATCGAACCGGAGCGTCCCCGCCTGGCGGACCGGAAAACTCGCTGA
- a CDS encoding TIGR00730 family Rossman fold protein produces the protein MAQRPPRSRPNVSEMDPMPTEQVAVHDRTNDLVADLHLTADKLVRDHAVTGDVKIISRAAKELRYAFKVFTPYRTNRKVSIFGSARMKPDHPSFVQAVECGRLFGKQGWYIVTGAGGGIMEAAHIGCGREKAMGLNIMLPFEQDANPVINDDPKLVNFKYFFTRKLLFVKEVHAIVIFPGGFGTHDECFETITLIQTGKRDLMPIVLVDQPGGDYWKDWVTYVRKHLLDTSLISPEDMSLFTVVSDPQDAVDEVLRFYTVYNSMRYIREKLYLRLHVEPTPGLLALLNSEFQDILVTGIIETVPPHPMEANDAHLADLHRISLHFNRRSFGRLRQMINFINAELMDQDAP, from the coding sequence ATGGCCCAGCGCCCTCCCCGCAGCCGCCCCAACGTCTCGGAAATGGATCCGATGCCGACGGAGCAGGTCGCGGTGCACGATCGCACGAACGATCTCGTCGCCGACCTGCATCTGACGGCGGACAAGCTCGTCAGAGACCATGCGGTGACGGGGGACGTGAAGATCATCTCCCGCGCGGCCAAGGAGCTGCGGTACGCCTTCAAGGTCTTCACCCCGTACCGGACGAACCGCAAGGTCTCGATCTTCGGCTCGGCGCGGATGAAGCCGGACCACCCGTCGTTCGTTCAGGCGGTCGAGTGCGGCCGGCTGTTCGGCAAGCAGGGCTGGTACATCGTCACCGGCGCCGGCGGCGGGATCATGGAGGCGGCGCACATCGGGTGCGGCCGCGAGAAGGCGATGGGGCTCAACATCATGCTCCCCTTCGAGCAGGACGCGAACCCCGTCATCAACGACGACCCCAAACTCGTCAACTTCAAGTACTTCTTCACCCGCAAGCTGCTGTTCGTGAAGGAAGTCCACGCCATCGTGATCTTCCCCGGCGGCTTCGGGACGCACGATGAGTGCTTCGAGACGATCACCCTGATCCAGACCGGCAAGCGGGACCTGATGCCGATCGTCCTCGTCGACCAGCCGGGAGGGGACTACTGGAAGGACTGGGTGACCTACGTCCGCAAACACCTGCTCGACACGTCTCTCATCTCGCCGGAGGACATGTCGCTCTTTACGGTGGTCAGCGATCCGCAGGATGCGGTCGACGAAGTCCTGCGGTTCTACACCGTCTACAACAGCATGCGGTACATCCGCGAGAAACTCTACCTGCGGCTGCACGTCGAGCCGACGCCGGGACTGCTGGCCCTGCTGAACTCCGAGTTCCAGGACATCCTCGTGACCGGGATCATCGAGACGGTCCCGCCGCATCCGATGGAGGCGAACGACGCCCACCTGGCCGACCTCCACCGGATCTCGCTGCACTTCAACCGCCGCAGCTTCGGGCGGCTGCGGCAGATGATCAACTTCATCAATGCGGAGCTGATGGACCAGGACGCTCCGTGA
- the hisC gene encoding histidinol-phosphate transaminase, with protein sequence MSLFRPDVDRIAGYVPGEQPQDAGWVKLNTNENPYPPSPQVAEATAAAARRLHIYPDPLGTSFRKAAAELFGLDPDWILPGNGSDEILTILVRTFVDPGELIAYPYPSYILYETLADLQGARHERIRLNPDWSWNPGVSRSILERTKLLFSPNPNSPSGNRWSDETMLGLIPPKGLLILDEAYGDFADQPHQMELLKGDHGRRMIATRTFSKSYSLAGLRFGFAVAHPDLIAGMRKVKDSYNCDALSLAAAEAALRDQDWMKQNRAKILATRSRLTAALRGLGFEVVDSQANFVWTTRPSGGHRELYEQLKARKILVRYMRFDGAEPGTVLDGLRITIGTDPQIDTLLETLRAIL encoded by the coding sequence GTGTCGCTCTTTCGCCCGGATGTCGATCGCATCGCCGGATACGTTCCCGGCGAACAGCCCCAGGACGCGGGCTGGGTCAAGCTGAACACGAACGAGAACCCGTACCCTCCCTCGCCGCAGGTGGCGGAGGCGACGGCGGCTGCGGCCCGGCGGCTCCATATCTATCCCGATCCGCTCGGGACGTCGTTCCGCAAGGCGGCCGCCGAGTTGTTCGGCCTCGATCCGGACTGGATCCTTCCCGGCAACGGCAGCGACGAGATCCTGACGATCCTCGTCCGGACGTTCGTCGATCCGGGGGAACTGATCGCCTATCCGTACCCGAGCTACATCCTCTACGAGACCCTCGCGGACCTGCAGGGGGCCCGGCACGAGCGGATCCGGTTGAATCCCGACTGGTCGTGGAACCCCGGTGTCTCGCGGAGCATTCTGGAGCGGACGAAACTTCTCTTCTCGCCGAATCCCAACTCTCCCTCCGGCAACCGCTGGTCGGATGAGACGATGCTGGGACTCATCCCGCCGAAGGGTCTGCTCATCCTCGACGAGGCCTACGGCGACTTCGCCGACCAGCCGCACCAGATGGAGCTTCTGAAGGGGGACCACGGGCGGCGGATGATCGCGACGCGGACGTTCAGCAAGTCCTACAGCCTCGCCGGACTGCGGTTCGGGTTCGCCGTGGCCCATCCGGACCTGATCGCCGGGATGCGGAAGGTGAAAGACAGCTACAACTGCGACGCCTTGTCGCTGGCGGCAGCCGAGGCGGCCCTCCGCGACCAGGACTGGATGAAACAGAACCGGGCGAAGATCCTGGCGACGCGGAGCCGGCTGACGGCGGCGCTCCGCGGGCTGGGGTTCGAGGTCGTCGACAGCCAGGCGAACTTCGTCTGGACGACGCGTCCTTCAGGCGGACACCGGGAGCTCTACGAACAGCTGAAGGCCCGCAAGATTCTCGTGCGGTACATGCGGTTCGACGGCGCGGAGCCCGGGACCGTCCTCGATGGACTGCGGATTACGATCGGCACCGATCCGCAGATCGATACACTGCTAGAGACGTTGCGAGCCATTCTCTGA
- the efp gene encoding elongation factor P translates to MAQINAGDFRKGIKVIIEGKPYDMVSCEFVKPGKGQALYRTRNRNLLTGQVLEITYRSGDSLEAADVRTNDGMYSYFDGSNYIFMDNDSFEQVGLSAAVCADQMKYIKDATPCSLLYWNEQLIGVTPPQHIILEVTYSEPAARGNTANNVTKGATVETGGDIQVPAFINAGDKIKIDTATGEYLGRVNS, encoded by the coding sequence ATGGCTCAGATCAACGCGGGTGATTTTCGGAAGGGAATCAAGGTCATCATCGAAGGGAAACCCTACGACATGGTGTCCTGCGAATTCGTCAAGCCGGGCAAAGGACAGGCCCTCTACCGCACCCGCAACCGCAACCTCCTCACCGGCCAGGTCCTCGAGATCACCTACCGCAGCGGTGACAGCCTCGAAGCGGCCGACGTCCGCACCAACGACGGCATGTACTCGTACTTCGACGGTTCAAACTACATCTTCATGGACAACGACTCGTTCGAGCAGGTCGGCCTGTCCGCCGCCGTCTGCGCCGACCAGATGAAGTACATCAAGGACGCCACCCCCTGCAGCCTCCTGTACTGGAACGAGCAGCTCATCGGCGTCACCCCCCCCCAGCACATCATCCTCGAAGTGACCTACAGCGAACCCGCCGCCCGCGGGAACACCGCGAACAACGTCACCAAGGGAGCCACGGTCGAAACCGGCGGCGACATCCAGGTCCCGGCCTTCATCAACGCTGGCGACAAGATCAAGATCGACACGGCGACCGGCGAATACCTCGGCCGGGTCAACAGCTGA
- a CDS encoding response regulator transcription factor, whose protein sequence is MSSHAITEVIVNRILVVEDDRAEADFLKTFLGQKKFAVDLARDGGQARAAFTMHKPDFVLMDVILPHEVSGFEICEWMKSQSDTIPVMMLTAIDMDDSRDLARRVGADGYMTKPYDPDELVKSIHDVANALWAKHHLGATDTHEVISFACPECGKNLRVQSSYRGRMLNCSKCGQHVQVPRSA, encoded by the coding sequence ATGTCGTCGCACGCAATTACCGAAGTCATTGTGAACCGGATCCTCGTCGTGGAAGACGACCGGGCCGAAGCGGACTTCCTCAAGACGTTCCTGGGACAGAAGAAATTCGCGGTCGATCTGGCCCGCGACGGCGGCCAGGCGCGGGCCGCGTTCACGATGCACAAGCCGGACTTCGTCCTGATGGACGTGATCCTGCCGCACGAGGTCTCGGGCTTCGAGATCTGCGAATGGATGAAGTCCCAGTCGGACACGATCCCGGTGATGATGCTCACGGCGATCGACATGGACGACTCCCGCGATCTGGCGCGGCGGGTCGGCGCGGACGGCTACATGACCAAGCCGTACGATCCCGACGAACTCGTGAAGTCCATTCACGACGTCGCGAATGCCCTGTGGGCGAAGCATCACCTGGGCGCGACTGACACGCACGAGGTCATCAGCTTCGCCTGCCCCGAGTGCGGCAAGAACCTGCGGGTCCAGTCGAGCTACCGCGGCCGGATGCTGAACTGCTCCAAGTGCGGGCAGCACGTGCAGGTTCCTCGGTCGGCTTAG
- a CDS encoding YkgJ family cysteine cluster protein, with translation MPFTDPVEGLPVIESCDGCGACCLEQEAPPDYVALRTRPDFAQDPSFAEDWERLQSLPAEALRLLDDFLVRRDAGETGSDRTCVWFDPESRGCRFYEWRPSTCRVFELNSMGCRIYRHRNGLGGPGELPAGVSLPTGTPSPPASDAGR, from the coding sequence GTGCCGTTCACTGATCCCGTCGAGGGGCTTCCCGTCATCGAATCGTGCGATGGGTGCGGGGCGTGCTGTCTCGAGCAGGAGGCGCCGCCGGATTATGTCGCCCTCCGGACCCGGCCGGACTTTGCGCAGGATCCGTCGTTCGCCGAGGACTGGGAACGGCTTCAATCGCTGCCGGCCGAGGCGCTGCGGCTTCTCGATGACTTTCTCGTTCGCCGCGACGCGGGGGAGACGGGGAGCGACCGGACCTGCGTGTGGTTCGATCCCGAGTCCCGCGGCTGCCGCTTCTATGAGTGGCGGCCTTCGACGTGCCGCGTCTTCGAGCTGAACTCGATGGGCTGCCGGATCTACCGGCACCGGAACGGCCTCGGCGGGCCGGGGGAACTGCCGGCGGGCGTGTCGCTGCCGACGGGTACGCCCTCCCCACCCGCTTCGGACGCCGGGCGATAG
- a CDS encoding alpha/beta hydrolase produces MSEPSPLDHPVVSERAFHPRPQTAEPTRWINVGPCELGCFVQTVDPHAGWVLYFHGNGELAAECDRLLADLFIDSGVNVCFAEYRGYGGSGGEPTLTGMLPDGEQIVRAMGVPADRIVAFGRSLGSLYTIELARRLPDLAGLVLESGIAELAALWRLEDRMRQIGRTPTDLAEALSRDFDHERKLAGYQGPVLVLHSEGDVLVEPWHARKLHAWAGGSRKRLALLPHGNHNSILFANAQAYVSELRAFLTECGVTTRSATGGAD; encoded by the coding sequence ATGAGCGAGCCCTCGCCGCTTGACCATCCCGTGGTGTCCGAACGGGCCTTCCATCCGCGGCCGCAGACCGCGGAGCCGACGCGGTGGATCAACGTCGGACCGTGCGAGCTCGGCTGCTTTGTCCAGACCGTCGACCCGCACGCTGGCTGGGTGCTCTACTTTCACGGGAACGGCGAACTGGCGGCCGAATGCGATCGGCTGCTGGCGGACCTGTTCATCGACTCCGGAGTCAATGTCTGCTTTGCCGAGTACCGCGGCTATGGCGGCTCCGGCGGCGAGCCGACGCTGACCGGGATGCTGCCGGACGGCGAGCAGATCGTGCGGGCGATGGGAGTGCCGGCCGACCGGATCGTCGCCTTCGGCCGGTCATTGGGGAGCCTCTACACCATTGAGCTCGCGCGGCGGCTGCCGGATCTGGCGGGCCTTGTCCTGGAGAGCGGCATCGCGGAACTGGCGGCCCTCTGGCGGCTCGAGGACCGGATGCGGCAGATCGGCCGAACCCCGACGGATCTGGCCGAGGCCCTCTCCCGCGACTTCGATCACGAGCGAAAGCTGGCCGGGTATCAGGGGCCGGTCCTCGTCCTGCACTCGGAGGGGGACGTCCTCGTCGAGCCGTGGCACGCCCGGAAGCTGCATGCCTGGGCCGGCGGTTCCCGTAAGCGTCTCGCGCTCCTGCCGCACGGGAACCACAACTCGATCCTGTTTGCCAACGCCCAGGCGTACGTCTCGGAACTGCGGGCGTTCCTGACGGAGTGCGGAGTGACAACGCGATCGGCAACCGGTGGGGCGGACTGA
- a CDS encoding fatty acid CoA ligase family protein produces the protein MSQPLNIADRLRNSARQWPTARAVVCPAGRDWMGRRTYSQFTFAQLDQESDRIARGLKDWGVPAGSRLVLMVRPSLEFIALTFGLFKAGMVMVLVDPGMGKTNILHCLEEVDPQGFVAIPVVHAIRMWNWRRFPNARWNVSVGPRVPGAMKSYCALLGREWSRTPIAETRSTDPAAIIFTSGSTGAPKGVQFEHGMFNAQVDLIRDFYNIQPGEVDLPGFPPFALFNAAMGVTTVIPDMDPTRPAQVDPLKILEAIRDNGVTQSFGSPAFWNRIGRYCDEHGIKLPTIRRGLSAGGPVPNHVLDRMTRTFSREGADLHTPYGATESLPVASIGGNEVLHRTAFRTREGGGTCVGRVFPGIDARIIAETAGPIGSIEEARILPPGQIGEIIVRGPSVTREYFQRPEATRLAKIPDGDRFWHRIGDVGYLDDEGLLWFCGRKAHIVETDGGKMYSVCCEAIFENHPDVYRCALVGIGPKPHQLPVIVVEPEPGQFPRDPAATETFARELLELGKANPLTASIDKFLFHESLPVDTRHNVKINRELLAQWAETQRAKMGL, from the coding sequence ATGTCCCAGCCGCTGAACATCGCCGACCGTCTGCGAAACTCCGCCCGCCAGTGGCCCACGGCGCGGGCCGTCGTCTGCCCCGCCGGCCGGGACTGGATGGGGCGGCGGACCTATTCGCAGTTCACGTTCGCCCAGCTCGACCAGGAGAGCGACCGCATCGCCCGCGGCCTGAAGGACTGGGGGGTCCCGGCCGGTTCGCGGCTCGTCCTGATGGTCCGCCCGAGCCTGGAGTTCATCGCCCTGACGTTCGGCCTGTTCAAGGCCGGGATGGTGATGGTCCTCGTCGACCCCGGGATGGGGAAGACGAACATCCTTCACTGCCTGGAAGAGGTCGATCCGCAGGGCTTCGTGGCGATTCCGGTCGTTCACGCGATCCGGATGTGGAACTGGCGGCGGTTTCCGAACGCCCGCTGGAACGTCTCCGTCGGTCCGCGGGTCCCCGGGGCGATGAAGTCGTATTGCGCCCTCCTCGGCCGCGAGTGGAGTCGAACGCCGATCGCCGAGACCCGCTCCACCGATCCCGCGGCAATCATCTTCACCAGCGGCAGCACCGGCGCGCCGAAGGGGGTCCAGTTCGAGCACGGGATGTTCAACGCCCAGGTCGACCTGATCCGGGACTTCTACAACATTCAGCCGGGCGAAGTGGACCTCCCGGGTTTTCCGCCGTTCGCCCTGTTCAACGCGGCGATGGGCGTGACGACCGTCATCCCCGACATGGACCCGACGCGCCCGGCGCAGGTCGATCCGCTCAAGATCCTGGAGGCGATCCGCGACAACGGCGTGACGCAGTCCTTCGGCTCGCCCGCCTTCTGGAACCGGATCGGCCGCTACTGCGACGAGCATGGCATCAAGCTCCCGACGATCCGCCGCGGCCTTTCGGCGGGGGGCCCGGTCCCGAACCACGTCCTCGACCGGATGACCCGGACCTTCAGCCGCGAGGGGGCAGACCTCCACACCCCCTACGGAGCGACCGAGAGCCTCCCGGTCGCCTCGATTGGCGGGAACGAAGTCCTGCACCGCACCGCCTTCCGCACCCGCGAAGGGGGGGGAACCTGTGTCGGCCGCGTCTTCCCGGGGATCGACGCCCGGATCATCGCCGAGACCGCAGGCCCCATCGGCTCCATCGAGGAAGCACGGATTCTCCCTCCGGGCCAGATCGGCGAGATCATCGTCCGCGGCCCGTCCGTGACGCGCGAATACTTCCAGCGTCCCGAGGCAACGCGGCTGGCGAAGATCCCCGACGGCGACCGCTTCTGGCACCGGATCGGCGATGTGGGCTATCTGGACGACGAAGGGCTCCTCTGGTTCTGCGGCCGGAAGGCACACATCGTCGAGACGGACGGAGGAAAGATGTACTCCGTCTGCTGCGAGGCGATCTTCGAGAACCATCCCGACGTCTATCGCTGCGCCCTGGTCGGGATCGGTCCCAAGCCGCATCAACTGCCGGTGATCGTCGTTGAGCCGGAACCCGGACAGTTCCCCCGCGACCCGGCCGCCACAGAGACCTTCGCGCGCGAACTGTTGGAGCTGGGCAAGGCGAACCCGCTGACCGCTTCCATCGACAAGTTCCTGTTCCACGAATCGCTCCCCGTCGATACGCGGCATAACGTCAAAATCAACCGCGAGTTGCTGGCCCAGTGGGCCGAGACGCAGCGGGCGAAAATGGGTCTCTGA
- the xylA gene encoding xylose isomerase codes for MAEYFPSVSKIEYEGPKSRNPLAFKHYNPDEVIEGQTMRDLFRFSVCYWHTFRGTGTDPFGSATLQRPWDDGSDSIPNALKRVDVAFEFMQKLQAPFYCWHDRDISPEGSSLKESNKNLDEIAKKLKDKQGETGIKLLWGTANLFSNPRFMHGAATSCNADVFAFAAAQVKKAIEVTYDLGGENYVFWGGREGYHNLLNTDMKRETDHLARFMHMAHDHAKSIGFKGQFLFEPKPKEPTKHQYDFDAATCLNFIGRNGLDGIVKLNIETNHATLAGHSMMHELEVARIHNALGSIDANTGDALLGWDTDQFPTDIYLTTQMMLVILKQNGLGSGGTNFDAKVRRESFEPIDLFHAHVGGMDAFARGAKIAAAIRKDGVLDQFVSNRYRSFDSGIGAQIESGKASFADCERYMLEKGEITGNESGRQEYLENLINDYM; via the coding sequence ATGGCCGAATACTTCCCCAGCGTTTCGAAGATCGAGTACGAAGGTCCGAAGTCCAGAAACCCGCTGGCCTTCAAGCACTACAACCCGGACGAGGTGATCGAAGGGCAGACGATGCGGGATCTGTTCCGCTTCAGCGTCTGCTACTGGCACACGTTCCGCGGCACCGGGACCGACCCGTTCGGCTCGGCGACCCTCCAGCGTCCGTGGGATGACGGCTCGGACTCGATCCCGAACGCCCTCAAGCGGGTCGATGTCGCCTTCGAGTTCATGCAGAAGCTCCAGGCACCGTTCTACTGCTGGCATGACCGGGACATCTCCCCGGAAGGCTCGAGCCTGAAGGAGTCGAACAAGAACCTCGACGAGATCGCCAAGAAGCTCAAGGACAAGCAGGGGGAAACCGGCATCAAGCTCCTGTGGGGGACCGCCAACCTCTTCAGCAACCCGCGGTTCATGCACGGCGCGGCGACCAGCTGCAACGCCGACGTGTTCGCTTTCGCGGCCGCGCAGGTCAAGAAGGCGATCGAGGTGACCTATGACCTTGGCGGCGAAAACTACGTCTTCTGGGGGGGCCGCGAGGGGTACCACAACCTCCTGAACACCGACATGAAGCGGGAAACCGATCACCTCGCCCGGTTCATGCACATGGCGCATGACCACGCGAAGTCGATCGGCTTCAAGGGGCAGTTCCTGTTCGAGCCCAAGCCCAAGGAGCCGACGAAGCACCAGTACGACTTCGACGCCGCCACGTGCCTCAACTTCATCGGTCGCAACGGGCTCGACGGGATCGTGAAGCTCAACATCGAGACGAACCACGCCACGCTGGCGGGGCACTCGATGATGCATGAGCTGGAAGTCGCCCGGATCCATAATGCCCTCGGCTCGATCGACGCCAACACCGGCGACGCGCTCCTGGGCTGGGACACCGACCAGTTCCCGACCGACATCTACCTCACGACGCAGATGATGCTCGTGATCCTGAAGCAGAACGGCCTCGGTTCCGGCGGGACGAACTTCGACGCCAAGGTCCGCCGTGAGAGCTTTGAGCCGATCGACCTGTTCCACGCCCATGTCGGCGGGATGGATGCGTTCGCCCGCGGGGCCAAGATTGCGGCGGCGATCCGTAAGGATGGGGTCCTCGACCAGTTCGTCTCCAACCGGTACCGCAGCTTCGACAGCGGGATCGGAGCGCAGATTGAAAGTGGCAAGGCGAGCTTTGCCGACTGTGAGCGGTACATGCTCGAGAAGGGCGAGATCACCGGCAACGAGTCGGGCCGGCAGGAATACCTTGAGAACCTGATCAACGACTACATGTAA
- a CDS encoding c-type cytochrome codes for MRAFALTLAFALLLPMSLRGADAPPSAVGSVLKLLQSGRVPEKNLGTIIKMIGERGNEHDLAFLLDQVLTSDKFAPAVKVQMLEGLATAATTRKLQPADHRDGIATLLAPGKAQNSKLQLAAIRLAGLWKVTSAAGPLHDLAVATDSSTALREAALASLTALGPEFSKKTTVALTAADQPFAVRSLAVAALAQQDLDAAVKLATDVLLSAKERDDPARLMDAFLGRQGGPEKLAAALESRPPSTDTAKLCLRHMYAVGRSDAGLQAVLGKLAGIETNPKPLSKDEAAALMAEVEKHGDAGRGEQVFRRSDLSCMKCHAVSKAGGQVGPDLSGIGASSPMEYLVHSVFDPDQAIKEAYISKTVITVDGQTFSGIVADRSDSELKLKNADGREIAIPLADIDEEIEGKSLMPKGLPSLMTKGEIIDLVKFLSMLGRPGEYEVRSTARMQRWRVFAKADSLGAEIPDTNTFKVRILDADNWVPIYATTSGKLPLADAARVSESAFVYLKGELDVVEAGPVEVALDSADGVLVWVDGNEHPDLSTPLELTPGRHSIVLRVETAKRASPFLKLEVRKPADSAAQFNVVDGQ; via the coding sequence ATGCGTGCTTTTGCGTTGACCCTGGCGTTCGCCCTCCTCCTCCCGATGAGCCTCCGCGGGGCGGATGCCCCTCCGAGCGCGGTCGGCTCCGTTCTGAAGCTCCTCCAGAGCGGGCGGGTGCCGGAGAAGAACCTCGGAACGATCATCAAGATGATCGGCGAGCGGGGGAACGAGCACGACCTCGCGTTCCTGCTCGATCAGGTCCTGACCTCGGACAAGTTCGCTCCGGCGGTCAAGGTCCAGATGCTCGAAGGCTTGGCGACCGCCGCCACGACCCGCAAGCTCCAGCCGGCGGACCATCGCGACGGAATCGCGACGCTCCTGGCTCCCGGCAAGGCCCAGAACTCGAAGCTCCAGCTGGCGGCGATCCGGCTCGCCGGCCTGTGGAAGGTGACGAGCGCGGCCGGCCCGCTCCACGATCTGGCGGTCGCAACCGATTCCTCGACCGCTCTCCGCGAGGCGGCGCTGGCGTCGCTCACGGCGCTGGGGCCCGAGTTCTCGAAGAAGACGACCGTCGCGCTGACTGCCGCCGACCAGCCGTTCGCGGTGCGGAGCCTGGCTGTCGCGGCCCTCGCCCAGCAGGACCTCGATGCCGCGGTCAAGCTGGCAACCGACGTCCTTCTTTCGGCAAAAGAACGGGACGATCCCGCCCGGCTGATGGATGCGTTCCTGGGACGACAGGGGGGGCCGGAGAAGCTCGCCGCGGCGCTCGAGTCGCGGCCCCCTTCGACCGACACCGCCAAGCTCTGCCTGCGGCACATGTATGCCGTCGGCCGGAGCGATGCCGGTCTCCAGGCGGTCCTCGGCAAGCTGGCGGGGATCGAGACGAATCCGAAGCCTCTCTCCAAGGACGAAGCGGCTGCCCTGATGGCCGAAGTCGAGAAGCACGGCGATGCCGGCCGGGGAGAGCAGGTGTTCCGCCGGAGCGATCTGAGCTGCATGAAGTGCCACGCCGTCAGCAAGGCGGGGGGGCAGGTGGGGCCGGACCTGAGCGGGATCGGTGCGAGTTCGCCCATGGAGTACCTCGTCCATTCCGTGTTCGATCCCGACCAGGCGATCAAGGAGGCCTACATCTCCAAGACCGTCATCACCGTCGACGGGCAGACGTTCAGCGGGATCGTCGCCGACCGGAGCGACTCGGAGCTGAAGCTTAAGAACGCCGACGGCCGGGAGATCGCGATTCCCCTCGCCGACATCGACGAGGAGATCGAGGGAAAGTCGCTGATGCCGAAGGGACTCCCCTCGCTGATGACGAAGGGGGAGATCATCGACCTCGTCAAGTTCCTGTCGATGCTGGGACGGCCCGGCGAGTATGAGGTCCGCTCGACCGCCCGGATGCAGCGGTGGCGGGTCTTCGCGAAGGCGGACTCCCTTGGCGCCGAGATCCCGGATACGAACACCTTCAAAGTGCGGATCCTCGACGCCGACAACTGGGTGCCGATCTACGCGACGACGAGCGGGAAGCTTCCGCTGGCGGACGCGGCTCGGGTCAGCGAATCGGCGTTCGTTTACCTGAAGGGCGAACTCGACGTCGTCGAGGCGGGTCCGGTGGAGGTCGCCCTCGACTCGGCCGACGGCGTTCTCGTCTGGGTCGACGGGAACGAGCATCCCGACCTGTCGACGCCGCTCGAACTCACCCCCGGCCGGCACTCGATCGTCCTGCGGGTCGAGACCGCCAAGCGGGCTTCGCCGTTCCTCAAGCTCGAAGTCCGGAAACCGGCCGACTCCGCCGCCCAGTTCAACGTGGTCGACGGGCAGTAG